In the genome of Streptomyces lydicus, the window TGCAGCACTGGCGGACCGACTTCCTCGGGCCCGTGGTCGAGTCTCTGCGCACTGAGGGGACGGCTGCGCTCGCACGGGGTGAGTCCTGGGGCAAGGCAGCCGGGCCGTTCCTGGCCTGCGCTTCCCCAGTCAACTGAGCGCCGTCCGCCTCGTCGGGAACCTCGAAGAGGTCGAGGTCCGGCTGCCTGAGCTCAGCTCGGCAAGTTGATCCCCCGACAAGCGAGGTCGGGCGGCAGGGCCTGTGAAGCCTAGGTGTATTGCCCTGTGAGGTTGGGGACGCGGCTGGCGGGTGGCTGGCCCTTGAGGGCGGTGTGTCCGCGGTGGTGATTGTAGGTGTGAAGCCACTGTGGGAACGCTTGTCGGCGTTCGGTCTCTGAGCGGTAGGAGCGGGCGGTGGCCCATTCGTCGAGCATGGTCCGGTTGAGGCGTTCGACTTTGCCGTTCGTCTGCGGTCGGTAGGGCCGGGTTCGCTTGTGGGTGATGCCGGCCGCCGTGAGGGCGCGGCGCCAGTCGCGTGAGCGGTAGCAGGCGCCGTTGTCGGTCAGGACGCGTTCGACGGTGATCCCGCAGGCGGTGAAGAACGCCTGGGCGCGGGCCCAGAAGCCTGTGGCGGTCTCCTTCTTCTCATCTGTGTGGATCTCGCTGTAGGCGAGGCGGGAGTGGTCGTCGACGGCGGTGTGGATGTAGCTGTAGCCGGCGCCGGAGCGGGTCTTGCGGCCTGCTTGGCGGCCGAGGGTTTTGTGGCCGCCGCCGTCGGGGATGTTGCCGAGCTTCTTGATGTCCACGTGGACGAGTTCGCCTGGCCGGTCGCGTTCGTAGCGGCGTATGACGCGGCCGGTGACCCGGTCCAGGTGGGCCAGGCGGGCCAGGCCGAAGCGGGTCAGTACGCGGTGCACGGTCGAGGGCACCAGGCGTAGCAGGTGTGCGATGCGGGCCGGGCCCCACCGGCGCAGAAGCCGGACCTTGATGATGCGCCGTTCGGTGCGGTTCGGGGTGCGGCGCGGGCTCGTGTGCGGGCGGCTTGACCGGTCTGCCATGCCCGCCTCCCCGAACAGCCGGTAGCGCTTAGCCCATCGCTGAGCTGTTGTGGGCGAGACCTGGAAGCGTTCAGCGGCCCGACGCAGTGGCCAGCCGTCCTTGACCACGCAACGGGCCAGACGCAGCCGACCGGTCTCTGTCAGAGGTGCATTACGGTGAGGCACGAGGGCCTTTCTGGTCGCCGGTGCAGATGTCGCAATCCACACCAGGCCAGAAGGCCCTCACCCATTTCAAGATCACTCAGCCGAGACCTGCGTCACCAACCTCCGTGGACAGAACACCTAGGGCTCTGTCTGCATGTATTCCGCGCGACTGTCTCCGGACCGCTCTGCCTCCGCACTCTCCTCCCGCTCGCGCATCATGGCCTCATAGGCTGCTTGGACCTGCTCCCGTGGGAAGCAGAACCTGTTCAGTACCCACCAGACATCCTCGGCCGTCGGTTCCGGGGCATTGGCCAGTTGCAGTTCGATCCACTCCTCCTTGGTCATCTTCGATCCACTCCTCCTTGGTCATCGGCTTCTCCGCCTCGGGCTTCTTCGTCACGGACTCGCCTCTGTTCGATATCGCGTATCCGACCATCGTTGTCACCTCTTCGGCCGGGCCGACCTCTGCTGCCCAGCGGGGAAGCCGCCGGGGTAGACAGGGGCTTGCTCGGCTCACACACGCCACTTCTGGCGCACCTCCTGCCCGTACTACTTGCCATCCCGTGGGTGCGCCGAGGGGCCCTCCCCCTCCGCCCTCAGCACCAGGGCGAACGACGTGCACACGCGCCGAAAGCCCTTATGCCCGCTGCGTCCTGTGTGACCCATGCACTCAACGTCCACAGTCGCCCCGTCCTCCGACGGCCGCGCAGTCCACTCACAGTGGAGGCACTCCGCCTCGAAGGTCATGTCCGTGTTCGGGTGCTGTGTGATGCGGTGCTGCACGTAACGGAGGACAGCGCGGGCCATTACTCGCTCCCGTGTGCGTCGCGCAGGTGAGCCCGCAGGATCACGTTCATGTCCGACACCTTGGAGTAGTCGCCGATGGACACGGCGTTGGCCCGCTGCACCGCGAAGCCGAGACACTCTCGGCAGCCCGGGACGGGCTCCGGTCGGGCCGGCGGTAGGGACAAGGCCACCAGTTCCGGCATCGTCGCCTGTTCTCCGCGCATCTCGTACGCCTCCCCGCATCTTGTCGAGGAGGCCATCGTCAGCTGGTCCGGCGGGCCGGATCTAGTCCGTTTCCCGTTCGCGCAGGAACGCGTCCCGGATGCCCTCGACCAGGTCGCGCATAGCGTCCCCGGCAAGAGACACGGAGGTGAAGCGGTCGAACTTCTCGACGTACAGGGAGACATCCCGTGGGTCAGTCACAACCATCTCGGCGTGCGTCGTCTCGACCGTCACCACGCGGTCGTCCCGGATGACGAAGGAGTGGTCGGGAACGTCGCGCTGAGGCGCGTCGAGGGCGACTACTCGCACCTCCACGTTCGGCAGACGGGACACCGACACGATGCGGTCCAGCTGGCCCGCCATCATCGCGGCCGGGAGGAGACGCCACCGCAGGACGGATTCGGTCACCACGAAGCGCAGCGCCTTGCTGGTGTCGTACAGGACGCGTTGCCGCTCGATCCGGGCGGAGACCGTACGGAAGAGCTGTTCGTCCGTGAGGCCCTTCGGCTTCAGCACTGCCCGAATGTACTCAGGCGTCTGGAGCAGGCCGGGAACGAGGGACGGCTGGAAGAGGCGCAAGAGCGTCATCGAGGACTCAAGTGCCCTGATCTGCTCCTGCTTCTTGTGGTAGCCCATGCGCCGGAAGAGGCGCCACGCGGTTGCCTCTGTGGCCTGTGCGCGGGCTACGGCAAGGTACTCGGCCTTGATCTCCGGGGACACGTCCAAGGCCGTGAGGATACGTTCCACGTCCGCCGTCGCCGGGGCTACAAGGCCGTTCTCGATCTTCGACAGCTTGGCAGTCGACATGACGGAGCTGCGGGCAACGGCCTTGGCCTCCTTGCCGGATGCCCGCCGAAGCGCCCGCAGCGCGGCGCCCAGTTCTGCCTGATTCACGCTGCTCCGTGCTTCTCCCACCACTCGGTGAAGGGCACCGACATGGCCAGGGCGACGCTTCGATAAGTGGCGTGCTCGAACTCCTTGCCCGTGGGCAACGCACTCTCCGCCGGGATGAAGGTCGGACCAATGAACGCGCCGTTCTCGTCGTAGTTGAGAACGACCGGCTCACGGCCGTCGAAGAGCCAGAAGTCGGGCGCACCCTCCAGCGGGTTCGGGCGGTCGGTCGTGTCGAGGATGTGGAACTCCTCGCCCGCAGTCATGTTCGTCAGGTAGCCCCAGCCCAGCTCGTAGCGGAGGTACGGCGTGAGCGGGCGGGACAGGACGTGGACACGCACCATGCGCTTCCCGCTCTCCGTCGCCTTGCTCACAGTCTCCAACCAGCCCGCATTGTAGTCCGCGGGCTTGGGCTCCCCGCGAGGAAGGAGCGGAAGGCGGCGGGGTTTCCAGCCGGAACGCCTCCTCCTGGAAAGTGGAGAAGCGGGCGGCCAGGTCGTTAGATGCGCTGATCACGGATTGCCTTCCGAATGAGGTCCATCGGGATTTCCACCAGGGCTTCACCCTCCGGCAGGTCGAGGCCGTGTCCGGTCGGCACGCCCCCTTGCACGATCAGGGTTCCCCTGTCGGTCGCATACAGGGTGGGACAGTCCCCGTTCTCACAGGTCGTGGCCAGCTTCGTCAGCCTCATACGGTGCCCCCTCGTTCCCGTGCTCCGGTGTCCCGTTCATCGTTCCCAGTCGACGGACCGTGTCACAAGGGCTTCGGGTTTCCGGAACGGGAAACCGCTCCCCGCCGGGCCGCTCCCATAGGCTGCCCCTCGCTCCCCGCTGGAGCCCCAGGTCAGGGCTTCCGCGAGCCGCCGCGAGGGTCAGCACCAAGTCAGCACGCTCCCAGGAAAAGCCCGGAATCAGCCGGAGAAAACAGGAAGGGGCCAGACCCGAAGATCTGACCCCTGACCTGGGTTTTCTTGCTCTGACCAGCCATTTCAGCCGATCAAGGAATCAGCCCCTACACGTTGAACCGGAACTCCACCACATCCCCGTCCTGCATCACATACTCCTTGCCCTCCATGCGGGCCTTGCCCGCGGCGCGGGCTTCGGCGACCGAGCCGGTTTCGACGAGGTCGGCGAAGGAGATGATCTCGGCCTTGATGAAGCCCTTCTGGAAGTCGGTGTGGATGACTCCGGCGGCCTCGGGGGCGGTGGCGCCCTTCTTGATGGTCCAGGCGCGGGTTTCCTTGGGGCCGGCCGTCAGGTAGGTCTGCAGGCCGAGGGTGTTGAAGCCGACGTGGGCGAGGGTGGCCAGGCCCGGCTCTTCCTGGCCGACGGACTGGAGGAGTTCCAGGGCCTCGTCCTCGTCCAGCTCGGCGAGGTCGGCCTCCAGCTTGGCGTTCAGGAAGATCGCCTCGGCGGGGGCCACCAGGGCGCGCTGCTCGTTCTTGAAGTCCTCGTCGGTCAGCTCGTCCTCGTCGACGTTGAAGACGTAGAGGAAGGGCTTGGTGGTGAGGAGGTGGAGGTCGTGCAGGAGTTCCTCGTTGCCGGAGCCCTGGACGATTCCGGCAGAGAACAGCGTGTCGCCCTTCTCCAGGATGGCCTTGGCCTCCTCCACTGCCTTGACCTTGGGAGCCACGTCCTTCTTGATGCGCGACTCCTTCTGGAGGCGCGGCAGGACCTTCTCGATGGTCTGGAGGTCGGCGAGGATCAGCTCGGTGTTGATGGTCTCGATGTCGTCCTTGGGTGAGACCTTGCCGTCGACGTGGACGACGTTCTCGTCCTTGAAGGCGCGGATGACCTGGCAGATCGCATCGGACTCGCGGATGTTCGCGAGGAACTTGTTGCCCAGGCCCTCGCCCTCGGAGGCGCCGCGGACGATGCCCGCGATGTCCACGAAGTCGACGGTGGCGGGGAGGATCTTCTGGGAGGCGAAGATCTCGGCCAGCTTGGCCAGCCGCGGGTCGGGGACACCGACCACGCCGACGTTCGGCTCGATGGTGGCGAACGGGTAGTTGGCCGCCAGCACGTCGTTCTTGGTCAGGGCGTTGAACATGGTCGACTTGCCGACATTCGGCAGACCGACGATTCCGATCGTGAGCGACACGTGGCGACTCGACTTCCGAGCGAGGTGGTGGGGTGGGCACGGCCCACGGAGGGCCGATCCACCAGTCTACGGGGCGGCCGGGCCGGGCCACCGCCACCGGGGCGGGACCACGGCCGGGACCGGGGCCAAGCCACCGCCGCCGGGACCGGGACCGGGGCCAAGCCACCGCCACCGCCGCCGGGACCGGGAACAAGCCCCCAACCACCGGGACCGGCCGCGCCCCGCCCCGGCCCCCGCGCGGCCCGCCCCGGAACGATTCAGTCCGAACCTCGGCCCAATGCGCGTGTCCCGTAACCGGTTAATCCCACTTAGCGGCCTACCGTTGACGAGTGGAGCAACACGAAGCGCGCACCCCCCAGCACAGCCCGCCGCGGTCCGCAGGTCCGCCCGCGGGCCAGGACGCCCGGCTCCCGCGCCCCGCGGAGGCCGTGGCCCCCGACCCCGACGACGACTTCCTCACCGCGATGCGGGCCTCCGGGTTCGCGGCCGTACCGGCGTCCGCACCCGCGGGCGCGCGGTCCGCGGCGCGTGGTCCCGCACCGGCCGGTCCCCTCCGAGCGCCCGCCCAAGTGCCCGGGACGGCGGCACCGGGACGCGCCCCGGCCCCACCGGAGGGCGTGGAGTCCGCGACCGTCTACCGGGCGCGCCCGCAGCGCCCCCTGCCCACCCCGCCCCCCGCCCTGCGCCGCCGGATGCCGGCCGCCAAGCTCACCGGGCTCGGCTGCTGGCTGCTGGCGACGCTGGCGCTGCTGGCCTTCGCCTTCCTGGACCGGCTGCTGCTCGGCGGCGCACCGGCCCCGTACGGCGTCTGCTACCTGCTGGTCGGGATCGGCGCGGCGCTCTGGGTCAGGCCGTTCGATCTGGTCATCGCGCCGGTTACGCTGCCGATCGCGTTCACGCTCGGTGCGCTGCCGCTGCAGCGCGGCGCGGGCGGGTTCGACGGGCTGCTGATGGGCGTCTTCACCGTCCTCGCGCTGAACGCCGGCTGGCTCTACGCCGGCACGCTGATCAGCGCGCTGCTCGCGATCGTCCGCCGGCTGCTGATCATTGCCCGGCGTCGGGCCAGCCGACCGGCGAGTCGACCGCAGAGCGCACCGCGCGGTCCGCAGGACCGGCCGTCGGGGCGGACGCCCGGGAAGGAGCGGCCGCGGCCGGGGAACCGTCCGCGGCAGGTGGCTCGCCAGCCCGAGCGGCGCAGGCAGCCATCGCGGCCCCCACAATCCCCGCATTGTTCTGAAGCTGAGCCGGCACGATCTCCGCGCTGACGCCCTCGATCAGCGGCAGGAACTTCTCCGCCTTGCGGCTCACCCCGCCACCGATCACGAACAGCTCGGGTGAGAACAGCATCTCCACATGGGCGAGGTACTTCTGCACCCGGTGCGCCCAGTGCTGCCAGCTCAGCGCCTCGTCCTCCTTGGCCTTGGTGGAGGCCCGCTTCTCGGCGTCATGGCCGTGCAGCTCCAGGTGGCCGAGCTCGGAGTTGGGCACCAGGCGGCCGTCGGTGAAGAGGGCGCTGCCGATGCCCGTGCCGAGGGTGAGCACGATGACCGTGCCGGTGCGGCCGCGGCCGGCGCCGAAGCGCATCTCGGCCAGGCCGGCCGCGTCGGCGTCGTTGAGCACCGTGACGGGGCTGCCGCCGGCCTCGCCGCCGAGCCGCGTGGTGAGCAGCCCGGCCGCGTCGAGCCCGATCCAGCCCTTGTCGACATTGGCGGCGGTACGGGTCGTCCCGTCGGTGACCACACCGGGGAAGGTCGCGCCGACCGGGCCCGTCCACCCGAAGTGGTCCACGACCTCCTTGACGCCGTCCGCGACCGCATCCGGGGTGGCCGGATGCGGGGTCAGCACCTTGTGGCGCTCCTCCGCGAGCTCGCCGCGCTCCAGATCCACCGGGGCACCCTTGATGCCCGATCCGCCGATGTCCACACCGAAGACCTTCATGAGGAAAAGGCTAGGCGTCGGCGGGGCGGCCCGCCCCCGGGATGCACCGACCGGTGGCCGGGGCGGCGCGGCGAACGCGGCGGGCTCAGTCCTCGGTCGCCGCCTCGGCCTCGGCGCGCAGGTCCCGGCGGAGTTCCTTGGGCAGCGAGAAGTGGATGGACTCCTCGGCGGCCGTGATGGTCTCCACGTCCTCGTAGCCGCGCTGGGCGAGCCAGTCCAGGACGCCGTGGACGAGGACGTCGGGGACGGAGGCGCCGGAGGTGACACCGACCGTGCCGACGCCCTCCAGCCAGGCCTCGTCGATCTCCTCGGCGTAGTCGACCAGATGGGCGTCGCGGGCGCCCGCGCCCAGCGCCACCTCGACCAGGCGCACGGAGTTCGAGGAGTTCTTGGAGCCGACGACGATGACGAGATCGGCCTGGGCGCCCATCTGCTTCACCGCGATCTGGCGGTTCTGGGTGGCGTAGCAGATGTCGTCGCTGGGCGGCGAGAGGAGGTTGGGGTAGCGGCCCTTGAGGGCGTCCACCGTCTCCATGGTCTCGTCGACCGAGAGCGTGGTCTGGGAGAGCCAGACGACCTTCTCCGGGTCGCGGACCTCGACATTGGCGACGTCCTCGGGGCCGTCGACCAGCGTGATGTGCTCGGGGGCCTCACCGCTGGTGCCGATGACCTCTTCGTGGCCCTCGTGGCCGATCAGGAGGATGTCGTAGTCCTCCTTGGCATAGCGGACGGCTTCCTTGTGGACCTTGGTGACCAGGGGGCAGGTGGCGTCGATGGTGGCGAGCTTGCCGCGCTTGGCCTCTTCGTGGACGACGGGCGCCACGCCGTGCGCGGAGAAGATGACGATGTTGCCCTCGGGCACCTCTTCCGTCTCGTCGACGAAGATGGCGCCCTTCTTCTCCAGGGTCTTCACGACGTACTTGTTGTGGACGATCTCGTGGCGTACGTAAACGGGGGCGCCGTACTGCTCGATGGCCTTCTCCACCGCGATCACGGCGCGGTCCACGCCCGCACAGTAGCCACGGGGGGCGGCGAGCAGGACCTTGCGCCGGTCGCTGCGGCGCGAAGCGTCTTCGCCCGGGGTGGTGGCGGGCATCGGGCTGGGCGAGGAAGTCATGCGTCCCATCGTAAAGGCGTGGCCCCGCTCCGGATCATCGCGCTGTTGTCCGAGACTGGGCGGCACGGAGCGAGGAGGCAGGATGCCGGGCACGAGCGGCGGCACGGGCGGCCCGGGGGCTGGCGGCGGGGAGCCCGGCGGCGGAGCGGGCACCGCGGCCGGCGGGGGCGGGGGCTCCGGCGCCCTCGGTGCGCTGCGGCGGACGCTGACCTTCCGGGATCTGGTCGTCTACGGGCTGCTGTTCATCGCCCCGATGGCGCCGGTCGGGATCTTCGGCACGCTGCAGGCCGCCTCGCACGGTGCGGTCACCACCGTCTACCTGGTCGCGACGGTCGCGATGGCGTTCACCGCGTACTCGTACGCCCAGATGGTACGGGTCGCCCCGCAGGCCGGTTCGGTCTATACGTACGCCCGGGTGGGGCTGGGCGAGGGTGCGGGGTTCGTCGCCGGGTGGATGGCGATGCTGGACTATCTGCTGATTCCGGCGGTGGCGTATCTGTTCTCCGGGAACGCGCTGTATGCGCTGGTGCCGTCCGTGCACCCGTGGGTGTGGACGGCGCTGGCGGTGGCCGTGACCACACTGCTGAATCTGTGGGGCGTGCGGACGGCGGCCCGGGTGGGGTTCGCGGTGCTGGCGATGGAGATCGTGGTGCTCGCGGTGTTCGTGGTGTCGGCGGTCGCCGAGCTGATCGCGCACGGGGCTGCGCGGGGCTGGGCCGAGCCGCTGACCGGCGAGGGCGGGTTCTCGGTGCGGGCGGTGCTGGCCGCGGTGTCGGTGGCGGTGCTGTCGTATCTGGGGTTCGACGCGATCGCGTCGTTCGCGGAGGAGGCCGGGGGGCGGGCGGCGCCTGGGGGGACGGGTGGGGGCCGGGTGGCTTCCAGGACTGCTGGGGCCGGGGTGGCGGGCGGGCCGGACGGGGCCGGGGTGGCGGGCGGGGTGGCCGCCGGGCCTGACGGGGTGGCCGAGGGGCCGGACCAGGTGGCCGACGGGCCGGACGGGGCCATGGTGGCCGAGCGCCCGGACCGGGTGGCCGGCGGCCCGGACCGGGTGGCGCGGGCGGTGCTGGCCTGTCTGGCGGTGGCCGGTGTGCTGTTCGCGGTGCAGACGTACCTGGCGGCGCTGCTGATGCCGATGAGCGCGGCGGAGCTGGCGGCCCGGCCGGGCGAGCAGGGCGGCGCCTTCTACGCCACGGTCGACGCGTCGGTGGGCGGTTGGCTGCACGATCTGGTGGCGGTGAGCAAGGCCATCGGCGCGGCGTTCGCGGCGCTGGCGGGGCAGGCGGCGGCCGGCCGGCTGCTGTTCGCGATGGCCAGGGACCGGCGGCTGCCCGGGGCGATGTCGAAGGTGGACGCGGGCAGCGGGGTGCCGCGCAGGGCGCTGCTGGGCGCGGCGCTGGTGTCGCTGGTGGCGGCGGTGTGGGCGGCCCGCAGGGACGACGGGCTCGACCAGCTGTCGTCGGTCGTGAACATGGGGGCGCTGACCGCGTTCGGGCTGCTGCACGCGTCGGTGACCGGCTGGTTCTGGATCCGCCGGGCGGACGGGACACCGAGCGTGCTGCGGCATCTGGTGGTGCCGTTGCTGGGGCTGGCGGTGGTGGTCGCGGTGATCGCCGAGGCCTCGGCCGCCGCGCGGGCCGTGGGCGGAGCCTGGCTGGTGGTGGGGCTGGTGGTGCTGGCGGTGCGGTACCGGGAGTGGGTGCGCGGGGGCGGGGTGCGCGGGTGAGGGGGTAAGAGGTTGGAGCGGAGGCGGCGTGCGGGCCGGGATCGGGCGTGGGTAAGGGCCGGGCGCGGGCCCCGTACGGCCAGGCAGGCTACGGGCCGACGGGTGCGGACGGGCCCCTCCGGTGCGCGCGGTCCCGTAACCGGAGGGACCCGCCCGCCGGGGCACGCACCACGCGAGCGCGCCGCCACTGTCAGTGCCCGCCGCTAGTCTCGCTCGTATGGCTGTTTCTACGTCCCCGGAAACGCCGATCCCGGTCGGCGAGGTGTCCCGGCTCATCGGCGGTTGGATCGACCGGCTCGGCGCGGTGTGGGTCGAGGGGCAGATCACCCAGCTCTCGCGGCGGCCCGGCGCAGGGGTGGTCTTTCTGACGCTGCGCGACCCGTCGTACGACATCTCGGTGAGCGTGACGTGCTACCGCCAGGTCTTCGACAAGGTCGCCGACGTGGTCAGCGAGGGCGCCCGGGTGGTGGTGCATGCCAAGCCCGAGTGGTACGCCCCGCGTGGCCAGCTGTCGCTGCGGGCCGCCGAGATCAAGCCGGTCGGGGTCGGTGAACTCCTCGCCCGGCTGGAGCAGTTGAAGAAGTCGCTGGCGGCGGAGGGGCTGTTCGCCGCGGCCCGCAAGAAGCCGCTGCCGTTCCTGCCGCAGCTGATCGGGCTGGTCTGCGGCCGGGCGAGCGCCGCCGAGCGGGACGTCCTGGAGAACGCCCGGCACCGCTGGCCGGCCGTCCGTTTCGCGGTGCGCAATGTGCCGGTCCAGGGGGTGCATGCGGTCCCGCAGGTGGTCGCGGCGGTCCAGGAGCTGGACGCGCTGCCCGAGGTGGACGTGATCATCGTGGCGCGGGGCGGCGGCAGCGTGGAGGACCTGCTGCCGTTCTCCGACGAACAGCTCGTCCGGGCCGTGAGCGCGGCCGTAACCCCTGTCGTCTCCGCGATCGGGCACGAGCCGGACACCCCGCTGCTGGACCTGGTCGCCGATCTGCGTGCCTCGACGCCGACGGACGCGGCGAAGAAGGTGGTCCCGGACGTCGGCGAGGAGCTGGCCCGGGTCCAGCAGCTGCGGGAGCGGGCGCTGCGCGCCGTCGACGGCTTTCTGCAGCGGGAGGAGCGGGGGCTCGCGGCGGCGCTGCAGCGGCCCTGCATACAGCGGCCGCAGCGGATGGTCGAGGACCGCGAGGAGCAGGTCACGGCGCTGCTGGAGCGCGGCCGGCGGACCCTGGGGCATCTGCTGGACCGCGCCGACTCGGAGCTGACGCACACCCTGGCCCGGGTGGTCGCGCTCTCCCCCAAGGCGACGCTGGAGCGCGGCTATGCGGTGCTCCAGAAGCCGGACGGCACGGCGGTGCGCTCAGCAGGCGAGGTCGGCGCGGACGAGGCGTTGCGGGCCCGGGTGGCCGAGGGCGAGTTCAGGGTGCGGGTGGACGGCGTCCCGGGCGCGGTCACACCCCCCGAATAGTGCGAAGACAGACTCTTAGGGTGGGAGACATGGCGAAGGCGAAGACGGATGGCGCGGCGGACGCGGAGCAGGGTGCGGCGGTCGGCGCGGCGACCCCCGTGGAGTCGGCGGACCCGGTGAAGTCGGTGGACTCCACGCTGGGCTACGAGCAGGCGCGGGACGAGCTGATCGAGGTCGTCCGCAGCCTGGAGGCGGGCGGCACGACCCTGGAGGAGTCGCTCGCGCTGTGGGAGCGCGGCGAGGCGCTGGCGAAGGTCTGCCGGCGCTGGCTGGACGGCGCGCGGGCGCGGCTGGACGCGGCGCTGGCGGAGTCCCCGGACGGGCCGGAGGCGGAGCGCGCGTAGCGGTGGTGTGCACGTAGCGGGGAGCGCGCCAGGGGGCGGCCCCGGCCCGTCCGGCGACTCCCCCTCCCGTCACAAAGACCGCTACGGCACGGCAAATCCCTGTGAACCGCCTCACAGCACCACCGTTTTAGTTGAAACTTAATCTATCTGCGCTACAGTAGTTTTCCGTAAGACCCCTGTAGTGCATGCATGATCACTAATGTCTGCAGTGCCACAGAACCTGACCACAGCTCACTCACCGAGGTGCCTTTATGTCTCTCGCCCTTGACGCCGCCGCTCAGGACCTCCTGTTCCGGGAGGCCCAGACCGCCAACACGTTCACGGACGAGCCGGTGACGGACGAGCAGGTCCAGGCCATCTACGACCTGGTGAAGTTCGGCCCGACCGCTTTCAACCAGTCGCCGCTGCGGATAACCCTGGTCCGTTCCCAGGAGGCCCGTGAGCGCCTGGTCAACCACGCCATGGGCGCCAACGGCCCGAAGACCCTCAGCGCGCCGCTGACCGCGATCCTCTCCGTGGACCTGGACTTCCACGAGAAGCTGCCGCAGCTCTTCCCGCACGCCCCGGGCATCAAGGACACCTTCTTCTCCGAGGCCGCGCGCCGCGAGGTGGCCGGCACCCAGAACGCCACCCTCCAGGCCGGTTACTTCATCGTCGGCGTCCGCGCCGCCGGCCTGGCCGCCGGCCCGATGACCGGCTTCGACTTCACCGGCGTCGACAAGGAGTTCTTCGGCGACGGCAAGCAGAAGTCGTTCCTCATCATCAACATCGGCAAGCCGGGCGCCGAGGCGTTCTTCCCGCGCTCCCCGCGGCTGACCTTCGACGAGGCCGTCGCCACCGTCTGAGCGGGCGCCGGGGCTCCCAGCCCACGCATGAGGCCGCCGCACCCCTCCCGGGTGCGGCGGCCTCCTCGTTCTCCTGCTCGGCATCCGCGCCGCTCAGCCCTTCTTCGCCACCAGCGCGGCGGCCAGATCGGCGAGCCGCCCGTACGGCGCGGTGCCGGTGACGACCGTGGTCACCCCGGGCTCCTCGCGGACCAGCGCGTTGTACTTGTCGCCCTTGTAGCGGTCCCACTTCTTGCTGCCGACGGCCTGCTTGCCCTCGGCCTTGGTCGCGCCGAGCGTGACCTCCTGTATGAACTTCCGCGGCTGGGCGTCGCTCTGCTCGACGGACGCGTACTCCTGCTCCGGGTCGAGCATGCCCAGGTGCCAGGCACCGCCCTTGCCGTCCTCGCTCGCCTTGTACGAGACGGAGGTGGCACGCCAGGTCTTGGGCAGCCCCTCGGGCGCGGCGACCGGGTAGGGCGCCGCCCGCCGGGCCGTGATCAGTTCGACGCGGTAGTCGACCTTCTTGACCGCGTTCCGCGCCGCGTCCGCGCTCTCGTCGTGCGGGATGAAGAGATAGATCGCCCCGACGAGGATGCCGATCACCGCCAGTGACAGGACCATGTCCCGCACCGTTTGCCTGCCTCGCATACCTGCCACGCCCCTATGGTCCCCCATCCCCGCCGCGGCTCCGACAGGCCCCCCGGCAAAGCCCGTCACCTGTGCAAACACCCACGTGACCGGCTCCCCCACCGCTGCTCATGCGTAGGGCCCTCTGCTCATTTTGGCGGCCTGGAGATACTGTGAACCTCCGGGGGAAACCCCCGCACCCCCGCACAGTCACCCTCATTCCTTCACGGCCGACGCCGTTCAGAAAGGTGCGCTCGATGAGCGAGCATCATCTCCCGTCCCAACTCGAGGTCAGCCCCGAGGCGCCGGACCGCAACCTCGCCCTGGAACTCGTCCGGGTCACCGAGGCCGGCGCCATGGCGTCGGGCCGCTGGGTGGGGCGGGGTGACAAGAACGGCGCGGACGGCGCGGCGGTCAAGGCCATGCGCGCCCTGATCCACACCGTCTCGATGAACGGCGTCGTGGTCATCGGGGAGGGCGAGAAGGACAACGCCCCGATGCTCTACAACGGCGAGCGCGTGGGTGACGGCACCGGCGCGGAGTGCGACGTGGCCGTGGACCCGGTGGACGGGACGACGCTGACCGCCAAGGGCATGGCGAACGCGGTGTCCGTGATGGCGGTGGCCGAGCGGGGCTCGATGTTCGACCCGTCCGC includes:
- a CDS encoding DUF6879 family protein, yielding MSKATESGKRMVRVHVLSRPLTPYLRYELGWGYLTNMTAGEEFHILDTTDRPNPLEGAPDFWLFDGREPVVLNYDENGAFIGPTFIPAESALPTGKEFEHATYRSVALAMSVPFTEWWEKHGAA
- the ppgK gene encoding polyphosphate--glucose phosphotransferase — its product is MKVFGVDIGGSGIKGAPVDLERGELAEERHKVLTPHPATPDAVADGVKEVVDHFGWTGPVGATFPGVVTDGTTRTAANVDKGWIGLDAAGLLTTRLGGEAGGSPVTVLNDADAAGLAEMRFGAGRGRTGTVIVLTLGTGIGSALFTDGRLVPNSELGHLELHGHDAEKRASTKAKEDEALSWQHWAHRVQKYLAHVEMLFSPELFVIGGGVSRKAEKFLPLIEGVSAEIVPAQLQNNAGIVGAAMAACAARAGEPPAADGSPAAAAPSRASAPTAGPADRAVRSAVDSPVGWPDAGQ
- a CDS encoding IS481 family transposase codes for the protein MPHRNAPLTETGRLRLARCVVKDGWPLRRAAERFQVSPTTAQRWAKRYRLFGEAGMADRSSRPHTSPRRTPNRTERRIIKVRLLRRWGPARIAHLLRLVPSTVHRVLTRFGLARLAHLDRVTGRVIRRYERDRPGELVHVDIKKLGNIPDGGGHKTLGRQAGRKTRSGAGYSYIHTAVDDHSRLAYSEIHTDEKKETATGFWARAQAFFTACGITVERVLTDNGACYRSRDWRRALTAAGITHKRTRPYRPQTNGKVERLNRTMLDEWATARSYRSETERRQAFPQWLHTYNHHRGHTALKGQPPASRVPNLTGQYT
- a CDS encoding helix-turn-helix domain-containing protein, which translates into the protein MNQAELGAALRALRRASGKEAKAVARSSVMSTAKLSKIENGLVAPATADVERILTALDVSPEIKAEYLAVARAQATEATAWRLFRRMGYHKKQEQIRALESSMTLLRLFQPSLVPGLLQTPEYIRAVLKPKGLTDEQLFRTVSARIERQRVLYDTSKALRFVVTESVLRWRLLPAAMMAGQLDRIVSVSRLPNVEVRVVALDAPQRDVPDHSFVIRDDRVVTVETTHAEMVVTDPRDVSLYVEKFDRFTSVSLAGDAMRDLVEGIRDAFLRERETD
- a CDS encoding 4-hydroxy-3-methylbut-2-enyl diphosphate reductase is translated as MTSSPSPMPATTPGEDASRRSDRRKVLLAAPRGYCAGVDRAVIAVEKAIEQYGAPVYVRHEIVHNKYVVKTLEKKGAIFVDETEEVPEGNIVIFSAHGVAPVVHEEAKRGKLATIDATCPLVTKVHKEAVRYAKEDYDILLIGHEGHEEVIGTSGEAPEHITLVDGPEDVANVEVRDPEKVVWLSQTTLSVDETMETVDALKGRYPNLLSPPSDDICYATQNRQIAVKQMGAQADLVIVVGSKNSSNSVRLVEVALGAGARDAHLVDYAEEIDEAWLEGVGTVGVTSGASVPDVLVHGVLDWLAQRGYEDVETITAAEESIHFSLPKELRRDLRAEAEAATED
- the ychF gene encoding redox-regulated ATPase YchF; translated protein: MSLTIGIVGLPNVGKSTMFNALTKNDVLAANYPFATIEPNVGVVGVPDPRLAKLAEIFASQKILPATVDFVDIAGIVRGASEGEGLGNKFLANIRESDAICQVIRAFKDENVVHVDGKVSPKDDIETINTELILADLQTIEKVLPRLQKESRIKKDVAPKVKAVEEAKAILEKGDTLFSAGIVQGSGNEELLHDLHLLTTKPFLYVFNVDEDELTDEDFKNEQRALVAPAEAIFLNAKLEADLAELDEDEALELLQSVGQEEPGLATLAHVGFNTLGLQTYLTAGPKETRAWTIKKGATAPEAAGVIHTDFQKGFIKAEIISFADLVETGSVAEARAAGKARMEGKEYVMQDGDVVEFRFNV